The genomic region GCTGACGAAGCGAAACTGGCAGGATACGCCTTTCGAAAAGCTCGTCCACGATATCGTCGCTCCGATGTCGGGCGGACGGGTGCTGACTAGCGGGCCGCACGTTGAGCTAGACGCCCGCATGGCACTGAGCATCACCATGGTGCTCAACGAGCTTCTGACCAATGCGGCGAAGTACGGCGCACTCTCAGTGCCGAATGGATCAGTTTCGCTCACTTGGCGGATCAGCGCCGGCGAGCGCTCGCAAGCCGTGCTGGATTGCGAATGGCACGAACGTGGCGGACCACCTGTTACGCCTCCAAAGCGGCGCGGCTTCGGCACGCGGTTGATGGAACGTTGCGTCGAGCATGATCTCGCAGGTGAGTTCGATCTGGTATTCGAGCCGGAGGGCACTCGCTGCCGCATGGTGTTTCCCATTATGCCTGCAGCGTCCAATGGTTGAGCTGTCCGGCGCCAAGGTTCTCCTGGTCGAAGATGAGGGCCTTGTGGCCCTCATGCTCGAAGATATGCTTGAGGAACTGGGCTTGAAGGTCGTTGCCTCAGCAGCCCACGTACAAAAGGCGTGCGAACTCGCGACGACGGCATCGTTCGATTTGGCGCTCCTTGATGTGAACCTGGCTGGCGAACTTGTTTTCCCGGTAGCTCGCATCTTGCGGGAGCGAAGGATTCCCTTCCTGTTCAGCACGGGTTACGGCGGACCTCCGCTCGAGGAGGAGTTCAACAGTTCGCCCGCGATAGGCAAGCCGTTTTCTATCGATCAGTTGAACGAGAAATTGCGGGCGATTCTGGCGCTCCCATAGCAGGACGGCTTCGCGCGTTCCCTTGCGTCGGATGCCGATCCGGGCGCCGTGTGCAGGTGCCGAAAGCGAGTACGATTCTCCGGGGTCCAAGGCATCAAGGGGCCAACGCTGCTTTACTGGTACAAAGCTCGTAGGATGGGTTGAGCCCTTGCGAACCCATCGCTTCTCTATCCCCGTTCTCCGAAATCGCGGCCGTCATCCGACTGATCGCCGGCCCAATCGGCCGGGTAATTGCCGAGCTTTATGTGGCGATGAAACGAGGAGGGCGCCCAGTCACGGACTCTGTCGACGAGCCCGTGCTTGACCGGATTAATATGAACATAGTCTACATGCCGCGCGAAATCGGTTTCGTCGCGAATGGTATGCTCCCAATATCTGCGTTGCCAGATGCCCCGTTCACCTTTGGCCGCGCGGCTTGGGGATATCCTCTCGTTGCGCGCCAGACCGCGGGAAAAGGTGGATTTGATCAACTGCCAGCGCATTGCAAAATCGGCATCACCTTCTGGTAACGTCCACACCGTGTGAAGGTGATCAGGGAGCACCACGATGGCATCGATCGTGAATGGATGGCGTCGGTGCGTTTCACGAAACACCGTGCGCAACAACCCGATATGATCCGTCAGCAACGCTAGCCTCCGCTCCGCCAGGTTGACCGTGAAGAAGAAGCACCCACCCGGAAGAAAGTTGCGGCGGTACGCGGTCATGACGGGACGTTACCACGAAACAAGTGCGATGGGTTTCGCAAGGGCTCAACCCATCCTACGGGCTGCTTACGGTACAAGGTGAGCGTAAAATGGGTCCGTTAGAGCGACTGCGTGATGGTTTTCAACTGGGTTACTGCCACCGGCGCAATGCCCGCGTTCCGAAGGAGCGAGAGGAGCATCAAAAACTTTGCGTGCGAAATGCGATTTGGAAGTGAAGTGTTGTGAGCAACGATGAACTTTCTGATGGCTGTGAAGCCAGCAACGGTATTAGCAAGCTGGCGGT from Bradyrhizobium lupini harbors:
- a CDS encoding transposase, producing the protein MTAYRRNFLPGGCFFFTVNLAERRLALLTDHIGLLRTVFRETHRRHPFTIDAIVVLPDHLHTVWTLPEGDADFAMRWQLIKSTFSRGLARNERISPSRAAKGERGIWQRRYWEHTIRDETDFARHVDYVHINPVKHGLVDRVRDWAPSSFHRHIKLGNYPADWAGDQSDDGRDFGERG
- a CDS encoding response regulator, whose translation is MVELSGAKVLLVEDEGLVALMLEDMLEELGLKVVASAAHVQKACELATTASFDLALLDVNLAGELVFPVARILRERRIPFLFSTGYGGPPLEEEFNSSPAIGKPFSIDQLNEKLRAILALP